The Fragaria vesca subsp. vesca linkage group LG2, FraVesHawaii_1.0, whole genome shotgun sequence genome includes a window with the following:
- the LOC101310488 gene encoding G-type lectin S-receptor-like serine/threonine-protein kinase SD2-5-like produces MGGRNMIHVIGFILLSVLLSSETCLASVRHFGKLSPGFEGAQMHWIDNDGLFLLSNQSDFAFGFVTTQDVTLFMLCVIHMESRTIVWTANRGSPVSNSDKFVFDDKGSVSLQKGGSVVWSIDTGGKTVTAMELQDSGNLLLLGDDNGVVWQSFSHPTDTLLWNQEFQEGMKLQSEPSSNNVTYVLEIKSGDLILSAGYKTPQPYWSMGKESRKTINKDGGAVTSASISANSWKFYDSSKVLLWQFIFSSNVDVNATWIAVLGNDGVISFSNLQNGASNGPSTTKIPGDSCSTPEPCDSYFECFSNNKCQCPSGLSSRANCKSGIVTSCSKASTMLTSAGDGLYYFALGFISPSSRTDLEGCKSSCLANCSCMAMFYQNSTRNCYMFDRIGSFQNSDQGFVSYVKVLSDGSSGGSGSKKHFPYIVIIAVSTIVVICGLLFAGYRYYQRKRNAREPSEDNSEEDNFLENLTGMPIRFSYKDLQTATNNFSKKLGQGGFGSVYEGVLPDGTRLAVKKLEGIGQGKKEFRAEVSIIGSIHHLHLVRLRGFCAEGHYRLLAYEYMANGSLDKWIFRKNSEDFLLDWETRFNIAVGTAKGLAYLHEDCDSKIIHCDIKPENVLLDNNYNAKVSDFGLAKLMTREQSHVFTTMRGTRGYLAPEWITNYAISEKSDVYSYGMLLLEIIGGRKNYDPSETSEKSHFPSYAFKMLEEGKLKDIFDSKVRIDDVDEKISTAVMVALWCIQEDMTLRPAMTKVVQMLEGICPVHQPPTSSTMGSRLYTSFFKSMSEGGTSSGPSDCNSDAYLSAVRLSGPR; encoded by the coding sequence ATGGGAGGTAGGAACATGATTCATGTCATAGGCTTCATATTGTTGTCTGTTCTCCTCTCCTCGGAGACCTGCCTGGCTAGTGTTAGACATTTTGGGAAACTTAGTCCGGGTTTTGAAGGGGCTCAGATGCATTGGATTGATAATGATGGGCTGTTTCTCTTGTCTAATCAATCTGATTTTGCTTTTGGCTTTGTCACCACTCAAGATGTCACTTTATTCATGCTTTGTGTTATCCACATGGAAAGCAGGACGATAGTGTGGACTGCAAATAGGGGTTCTCCAGTTTCTAATTCTGATAAGTTTGTGTTTGATGATAAGGGTAGTGTGTCGTTGCAAAAGGGGGGCAGTGTGGTCTGGTCTATAGATACTGGTGGCAAGACAGTTACTGCAATGGAATTGCAGGACTCGGGAAATTTGCTTTTGCTTGGGGATGACAACGGAGTAGTTTGGCAGAGTTTTAGTCATCCAACTGATACTCTATTATGGAACCAGGAGTTTCAAGAAGGAATGAAACTTCAAAGTGAACCAAGCTCCAATAATGTAACCTATGTTCTTGAAATAAAGTCTGGCGACTTGATTCTTTCTGCAGGTTACAAAACACCACAGCCTTATTGGTCCATGGGGAAGGAAAGCCGTAAAACAATCAACAAAGATGGTGGGGCAGTCACTTCAGCATCTATCAGTGCAAATTCATGGAAGTTCTATGATAGTTCCAAAGTGCTACTATGGCAGTTTATTTTCTCATCCAATGTTGATGTAAATGCCACATGGATTGCAGTTTTGGGAAATGATGGAGTTATTTCATTTTCCAATCTGCAGAATGGAGCTTCGAATGGTCCTTCAACAACAAAAATACCTGGCGACTCATGCAGCACCCCTGAACCTTGTGATTCATATTTTGAATGTTTCAGCAACAACAAGTGCCAATGCCCTTCAGGTCTTAGCTCCCGTGCCAATTGCAAGTCGGGGATTGTCACTTCATGTTCAAAGGCTTCCACAATGCTGACAAGTGCTGGTGATGGGCTTTATTATTTTGCTCTGGGATTCATTTCACCCTCTTCAAGAACTGACTTGGAAGGTTGCAAGAGCTCTTGCCTTGCCAATTGTTCATGTATGGCTATGTTCTATCAAAACAGTACAAGGAATTGTTATATGTTTGATAGGATAGGTAGCTTCCAAAATTCGGACCAGGGCTTTGTTTCTTATGTTAAAGTGTTGAGTGATGGAAGCAGTGGGGGCAGCGGAAGCAAGAAACATTTCCCTTATATTGTGATCATTGCTGTTTCGACAATAGTTGTTATCTGTGGCTTACTCTTTGCAGGATACCGATACTACCAGAGGAAGAGAAATGCACGAGAACCTTCTGAAGATAATTCAGAAGAGGATAATTTCTTGGAAAATTTAACTGGGATGCCAATCCGTTTCAGTTACAAGGATCTTCAAACTGCAACTAACAACTTCTCAAAGAAGCTTGGGCAAGGAGGTTTTGGCTCAGTTTACGAAGGGGTTCTCCCAGATGGAACTCGACTTGCTGTGAAGAAATTGGAAGGCATTGGCCAGGGAAAGAAAGAGTTTCGAGCTGAAGTTAGCATCATTGGCAGCATCCATCATCTGCACTTGGTCCGGCTCCGGGGTTTCTGTGCAGAAGGACACTATCGACTTCTTGCTTACGAGTACATGGCGAATGGATCCCTGGACAAATGGATTTTCAGGAAAAACAGTGAAGATTTCCTATTGGATTGGGAGACAAGATTCAACATAGCAGTGGGTACTGCCAAAGGACTAGCTTATCTCCATGAAGATTGTGACTCAAAGATTATTCACTGCGACATAAAGCCTGAAAACGTGCTCCTCGACAACAATTACAATGCCAAAGTCTCAGATTTTGGTCTGGCAAAGCTTATGACCAGGGAGCAGAGCCATGTCTTCACAACAATGCGAGGAACTCGAGGGTACCTTGCTCCAGAGTGGATCACAAACTATGCTATTTCAGAGAAAAGTGATGTGTACAGCTATGGAATGCTGCTGCTGGAGATCATTGGTGGAAGAAAGAACTATGACCCATCAGAAACCTCTGAAAAATCACATTTTCCATCGTATGCCTTCAAGATGCTGGAAGAAGGGAAACTCAAGGACATCTTCGACTCCAAGGTGAGGATAGATGACGTGGACGAGAAGATTTCTACTGCAGTTATGGTAGCATTATGGTGTATACAGGAAGACATGACTTTGAGGCCAGCAATGACTAAGGTTGTTCAAATGCTTGAAGGCATCTGCCCTGTTCATCAGCCTCCAACTTCCTCAACAATGGGGTCTCGCCTCTACACGAGTTTTTTCAAATCAATGAGTGAAGGGGGGACTTCCTCGGGTCCATCGGACTGCAACAGCGATGCATACCTTTCTGCAGTGCGCCTTTCCGGGCCAAGATAA
- the LOC101295491 gene encoding G-type lectin S-receptor-like serine/threonine-protein kinase SD2-5-like, producing the protein MGGWNFIHFTSFILLYVLLWSETCMSSVQYIGKISPGFEGAQQNWIDYGGLFLLSNQSHFGFGFSPTPQDVTLFLLGVVHINTSSVVWTANRGSPVSDVDKFVFDDKGSVSLQKGGSVVWSIDTGGKTVTAMELQDSGNLVLLGDDNGVVWQSFSHPTDTLLWNQEFEEGMKLQSEPSSNNVTYVLEIKSGDLILSAGYKTPQPYWSIWKESRKTFIEDVREVTSASISANSWEFYDRRKVLLWQFMFSENADANATWIAVLGNDGAISFSNLQNGASNGLSTTKIPGDSCSTPEPCDPYFECFSNKCQCPSGLSSRARCKSGIVTSCSKASTMLTSAGDGLYYFALGFISPSSRTDLEGCKSSCLANCSCVAVFYQNRTRNCYMFDRIGSFQNSDQGFVSYVKVLSDGSGGSVESRSVSKRRFSCIAIAAISTILLVICGLLYVGYHHYRVKRKGNSPPSLEASSEEDGIYENVPGMPIRFSYKNLETATSNFSKKLGKGGFGSVYEGVLPDGTRLAVKKLEGIGQGQKEFRAEVTTIGSVRHHHLVRLKGFCVEGSHRLLAYEYMENGSLDKWIFKQTNEECLLDWETRFSIALGTAKGLAYLHEDCDSKIIHCDIKPQNVLLDHNYHAKVADFGLAKLMTKEQSHVFTTLRGTRGYLAPEWITNRAISEKSDVYSYGMLLLEIIGGRKNYDQSESSENFCFPSYAFKMLQEGKMKDIVDSKVKIDDADERVSTAITVALWCIQQDMSLRPSMAKVVKILEGVCPVPQPPTSSTMASSVSTCCISDAYISAEQLSGPR; encoded by the coding sequence ATGGGAGGTTGGAATTTCATACATTTCACAAGCTTCATACTTTTGTATGTACTCCTTTGGTCTGAAACCTGCATGTCTAGTGTTCAATATATTGGGAAAATTAGTCCAGGGTTTGAAGGAGCTCAACAGAATTGGATTGATTATGGTGGGTTGTTTCTCTTGTCTAACCAATCTCATTTTGGTTTTGGTTTCTCCCCTACTCCCCAAGATGTCACGTTGTTTCTACTTGGTGTTGTTCACATAAACACTTCTTCAGTAGTCTGGACTGCAAACAGGGGTTCCCCAGTTTCAGATGTCGATAAGTTTGTGTTTGATGATAAGGGTAGTGTGTCGTTGCAAAAGGGGGGAAGTGTGGTCTGGTCTATAGATACCGGTGGCAAGACAGTTACTGCAATGGAATTGCAGGACTCGGGAAATTTGGTTTTACTTGGGGATGACAATGGAGTAGTTTGGCAGAGTTTTAGTCATCCAACTGATACTCTATTATGGAACCAGGAGTTTGAGGAAGGAATGAAACTTCAAAGCGAACCAAGCTCCAACAATGTGACCTATGTTCTTGAAATCAAGTCTGGCGACTTGATTCTTTCTGCAGGTTACAAAACACCACAGCCTTATTGGTCCATATGGAAGGAAAGCCGTAAAACGTTCATTGAAGACGTTAGGGAAGTCACTTCAGCATCTATTAGTGCAAATTCTTGGGAGTTCTATGATAGAAGAAAAGTGCTACTATGGCAGTTTATGTTCTCGGAAAATGCTGATGCAAATGCCACATGGATTGCAGTTTTGGGAAATGATGGAGCTATTTCATTTTCCAATCTGCAGAATGGAGCTTCGAATGGTCTTTCAACAACAAAAATACCTGGCGACTCATGCAGCACCCCTGAACCTTGTGATCCATATTTTGAATGTTTCAGCAACAAGTGCCAATGCCCTTCAGGTCTTAGCTCCCGTGCCCGTTGCAAGTCGGGGATTGTCACTTCATGTTCAAAGGCTTCCACAATGCTTACAAGTGCTGGTGATGGGCTTTATTATTTTGCTCTGGGATTCATTTCACCCTCTTCAAGAACCGACTTGGAAGGTTGCAAAAGCTCTTGCCTTGCCAATTGCTCATGTGTTGCTGTGTTCTATCAAAACCGCACAAGGAACTGTTACATGTTTGACAGGATAGGTAGCTTCCAAAATTCGGACCAGGGCTTTGTTTCTTATGTTAAAGTGTTGAGTGATGGGAGTGGCGGCAGTGTGGAAAGCAGGAGTGTAAGCAAGAGACGCTTCTCCTGTATTGCGATAGCAGCTATTTCGACAATACTGCTTGTTATCTGTGGCTTACTTTATGTGGGATACCATCATTACAGGGTGAAGAGAAAAGGAAACTCACCACCATCTCTTGAAGCATCTTCAGAAGAGGATGGTATCTACGAAAATGTGCCTGGTATGCCCATCCGTTTCAGTTACAAGAATCTAGAAACTGCAACAAGTAACTTCTCGAAGAAGCTTGGGAAAGGAGGTTTTGGATCAGTCTATGAAGGAGTTCTTCCAGATGGAACGCGACTGGCTGTGAAGAAGTTGGAAGGAATTGGTCAGGGACAGAAAGAGTTTCGAGCTGAAGTAACCACCATTGGCAGTGTCCGTCATCATCACTTGGTCCGGCTCAAAGGATTCTGTGTAGAAGGAAGCCATCGCCTTCTTGCCTATGAATACATGGAAAATGGTTCCCTGGATAAATGGATCTTCAAGCAAACCAATGAAGAATGCTTGTTGGATTGGGAGACAAGATTTAGTATAGCATTGGGTACAGCCAAAGGACTAGCTTATCTACATGAAGACTGTGATTCAAAGATTATTCACTGTGACATAAAGCCTCAAAATGTGCTCCTTGATCATAATTACCATGCCAAAGTCGCAGATTTCGGTTTGGCAAAGCTTATGACCAAGGAGCAGAGCCATGTTTTCACGACACTTAGAGGAACTCGAGGTTACCTTGCACCAGAATGGATCACAAACCGCGCTATATCAGAGAAGAGTGATGTGTATAGCTATGGAATGCTGTTGCTAGAGATCATTGGTGGTAGAAAGAACTACGACCAATCAGAAAGTTCTGAAAATTTTTGTTTTCCATCATACGCCTTCAAAATGCTGCAAGAAGGCAAAATGAAGGACATTGTCGACTCCAAGGTGAAGATAGATGATGCGGACGAGAGGGTTTCTACAGCGATTACAGTTGCATTGTGGTGTATACAGCAAGACATGTCTCTGAGGCCATCAATGGCCAAGGTTGTCAAAATCCTTGAAGGGGTCTGTCCTGTTCCTCAGCCTCCAACTTCCTCAACAATGGCTTCTTCAGTATCAACATGCTGTATCAGTGATGCCTACATTTCTGCGGAGCAGCTTTCTGGACCAAGATGA